The following coding sequences lie in one Drosophila bipectinata strain 14024-0381.07 chromosome XR, DbipHiC1v2, whole genome shotgun sequence genomic window:
- the LOC138925608 gene encoding uncharacterized protein encodes MAIEHCKGTENVVADPLSRMLEAVEEPEDDWMLRIQTTAFESPDYVKLGQMLESEKETFPDIKVVDGYVFKRTEDRTAAELEENTWKLWVPASLSVAMIDQAHSPPNKAHGGMGKTLHRFRQRFYWTGMVAQVRGFVRDCRICKETKPTNRPAARHRSRAGNLQAIPETLYRLSREVSEVT; translated from the coding sequence ATGGCAATCGAGCACTGCAAAGGGACCGAGAATGTGGTGGCAGACCCACTATCTAGGATGTTGGAAGCCGTCGAGGAGCCTGAAGATGACTGGATGCTCAGAATTCAAACGACCGCATTTGAATCACCAGATTACGTGAAGTTGGGGCAGATGCTCGAGTCGGAAAAAGAGACGTTCCCGGATATTAAGGTTGTGGACGGTTACGTGTTCAAGCGAACGGAAGACAGAACCGCAGCGGAGTTGGAGGAGAACACTTGGAAGTTGTGGGTACCAGCCTCTCTGAGTGTGGCCATGATAGACCAGGCGCATTCCCCACCTAATAAGGCCCACGGAGGAATGGGTAAAACTCTGCATCGTTTCAGGCAGCGTTTTTACTGGACGGGAATGGTAGCTCAGGTCCGGGGTTTTGTAAGGGACTGTCGAATTTGTAAAGAGACGAAGCCTACGAATAGGCCCGCGGCCAGGCATAGGAGCAGAGCCGGTAACCTACAGGCCATTCCAGAAACTCTATATAGACTTTCTAGGGAAGTATCCGAGGTCACGTAA